The proteins below come from a single Agrococcus beijingensis genomic window:
- a CDS encoding acetate/propionate family kinase, which translates to MTRSVFVINAGSSSLKYQLVDLDSGAALASGLIERIGETTGEAKHELPGRPKVVEQRVIPDHEKAFGWVLRQLDQHGPALDEAGIIGIGHRVVQGGARFDRAVLIDDDVAQQIDDLAPLAPLHNPANLQGIRSARATFMGYPHVAVFDTAFHLTIPPAAHRYAIEARIAAEHRVRKYGFHGTSHQYVSRRMAELLGRPLDEVNTIVLHLGNGASATAVRGGRSIETSMGMTPLAGLVMGTRSGDVDPGVIFHLHRVAGLSVDEIDLLLNKRSGLLGMTGTGDMRDVLQSAEAGIPRAVEALEVVGHRLRGTVGAYLAHLGRTDAIAFTAGIGENAAKVREVALAGLEGLGIVLDPERNAGRGERRISADGSAIEVWVVPTNEELEIARQVAALVDAG; encoded by the coding sequence ATGACCCGCTCGGTCTTCGTCATCAACGCGGGCTCCTCGAGCCTCAAGTACCAGCTGGTCGACCTCGACTCGGGCGCGGCGCTCGCGAGCGGTCTGATCGAGCGCATCGGCGAGACGACCGGCGAGGCCAAGCACGAGCTGCCCGGCCGCCCGAAGGTCGTCGAGCAGCGGGTCATCCCCGACCACGAGAAGGCGTTCGGCTGGGTGCTGCGGCAGCTCGACCAGCACGGGCCCGCGCTCGACGAGGCCGGCATCATCGGCATCGGCCACCGCGTCGTCCAGGGCGGCGCGCGCTTCGACCGCGCGGTGCTCATCGACGACGACGTCGCGCAGCAGATCGACGACCTCGCCCCGCTCGCGCCGCTCCACAACCCCGCGAACCTTCAAGGCATTCGCTCTGCCCGTGCCACCTTCATGGGCTACCCACACGTGGCGGTCTTCGACACCGCGTTCCACCTGACGATCCCGCCCGCCGCGCATCGCTACGCGATCGAGGCGCGCATCGCGGCCGAGCACCGGGTGCGGAAGTACGGCTTCCATGGCACGAGCCACCAGTACGTCTCGCGGCGGATGGCCGAGCTGCTGGGCCGGCCGCTCGACGAGGTCAACACGATCGTGCTGCACCTGGGCAACGGCGCCTCGGCCACTGCGGTGCGGGGCGGCCGCAGCATCGAGACGTCGATGGGCATGACGCCGCTCGCGGGCCTCGTCATGGGCACCCGCTCGGGCGATGTCGACCCCGGCGTGATCTTCCACCTCCACCGGGTCGCGGGGCTCTCGGTCGACGAGATCGACCTGCTGCTCAACAAGCGCTCCGGGCTGCTCGGCATGACCGGCACCGGCGACATGCGCGACGTGCTGCAGTCGGCCGAGGCGGGCATCCCGCGCGCCGTCGAGGCGCTCGAGGTCGTCGGCCACCGGCTGCGCGGCACCGTCGGCGCCTACCTCGCGCACCTCGGCCGCACCGACGCGATCGCCTTCACCGCCGGCATCGGCGAGAACGCCGCGAAGGTGCGCGAGGTCGCGCTGGCCGGGCTCGAAGGGCTCGGCATCGTGCTCGACCCGGAGCGCAACGCCGGTCGCGGCGAGCGCCGCATCTCGGCAGACGGGTCGGCGATCGAGGTGTGGGTCGTGCCGACCAACGAGGAGCTCGAGATCGCCCGGCAGGTGGCGGCGCTGGTCGACGCCGGCTGA
- a CDS encoding cytochrome b5-like heme/steroid binding domain-containing protein, translating into MLPIAATGNPFDLFAGLPLHPLAVHVPVVLLPLGAMGLLLMLVVVRWRTVLAWPVIVMLGMATGGALVAKLSGEALALRVGDPGQHAELGNWLLATAGILFTATLAWWLWQRRQARVRRPTGVVGLIVGTVLATLAVGAVIIAVLTGHSGATAAWGDRVGVQTPDASAPEATGAPSAAPTGGEDISIATVAQHDDSASCWVAIEGTVYDVTEWIPQHPGGPDRILGICGTDASDDFGAQHSGDALPTEQLSQFAIGELAER; encoded by the coding sequence ATGCTGCCGATCGCCGCGACGGGCAATCCCTTCGACCTCTTCGCCGGACTCCCGCTGCACCCGCTCGCGGTGCACGTGCCCGTGGTGCTGCTGCCGCTCGGCGCGATGGGCCTGCTGCTGATGCTCGTGGTCGTGCGCTGGCGCACGGTGCTGGCCTGGCCGGTCATCGTCATGCTCGGCATGGCGACCGGCGGCGCGCTGGTCGCGAAGCTGTCGGGCGAGGCGCTCGCGCTGCGCGTCGGCGACCCCGGGCAGCACGCCGAGCTCGGCAACTGGCTGCTGGCGACGGCGGGCATCCTCTTCACCGCGACGCTCGCGTGGTGGCTGTGGCAGCGCCGTCAGGCGCGGGTGCGCCGGCCCACGGGCGTGGTCGGGCTGATCGTCGGCACGGTGCTCGCGACGCTCGCGGTCGGTGCGGTGATCATCGCGGTGCTCACCGGCCACTCCGGCGCGACGGCCGCCTGGGGCGACCGGGTCGGGGTGCAGACCCCGGACGCGTCGGCGCCCGAGGCCACCGGCGCCCCCTCTGCCGCGCCCACCGGCGGTGAGGACATCTCGATCGCCACGGTCGCGCAGCACGATGACTCCGCCTCCTGCTGGGTGGCCATCGAGGGCACCGTCTACGACGTCACGGAGTGGATCCCGCAGCACCCCGGCGGCCCGGACCGCATCCTCGGGATCTGCGGCACGGATGCGTCCGACGACTTCGGCGCGCAGCATTCGGGTGACGCGCTCCCCACCGAGCAGCTCAGCCAGTTCGCGATCGGCGAGCTCGCCGAGCGCTGA